The Anaeromusa acidaminophila DSM 3853 genome has a window encoding:
- a CDS encoding MerR family transcriptional regulator, whose product MNYTIKQVAEQFSISAHTLRYYEKEGLLPLVMRDENGNRLFGEADLEWLVLIRCLRDTGMSVGEIKAYVALCQQGDATIFQRREIIAQHKRDVEKKICRMQEYLTRIDRKLQGYDAFIAGESSCVCQPVHSAAGD is encoded by the coding sequence ATGAATTACACTATCAAGCAGGTGGCTGAGCAATTTTCTATTTCAGCGCATACCTTGCGATATTATGAAAAAGAAGGGCTGTTGCCGCTGGTGATGCGGGATGAAAACGGAAATCGCCTTTTCGGCGAGGCGGATTTGGAATGGCTGGTGCTGATTCGTTGTTTGCGTGATACCGGTATGTCTGTGGGGGAGATTAAAGCGTATGTAGCTCTTTGTCAGCAAGGAGATGCTACCATTTTTCAACGACGCGAAATAATTGCGCAGCATAAACGGGATGTAGAGAAAAAAATCTGCCGCATGCAGGAATACCTGACTCGAATTGACCGGAAACTGCAAGGGTATGACGCGTTTATCGCTGGAGAAAGCTCCTGCGTTTGTCAGCCTGTGCACAGCGCGGCTGGAGATTAA
- a CDS encoding DUF362 domain-containing protein: MEKAKVYFTNMRATSKMNLLQKLEHLVKKAGMTDIDFKEKYAAIKIHFGEPGNLAYLRPNYAKVIVDVIKAQGGKAFLTDCNTLYVGRRKDALEHMDAAYENGFNPFATGCQIIIGDGLKGTDEAYVPVVGGEHVKEAKIGRAVMDADIFISLTHFKGHELTGFGGALKNIGMGCGSRAGKMEMHSDGKPRVREKSCVGCGACAKICAHSAITITAKKASIDHSICVGCGRCIGTCHFNAIAAAWDESNDVLNKKIAEYSWAVLNDRPHFHISLVVDVAPFCDCHAENDVPIIPDLGMFASFDPVALDMACADMANKAPAIPGSHLGEQLAARKDSTEADHFCTAHPETNWLSCVDHAEKLGLGTKKYELIEV; encoded by the coding sequence ATGGAAAAAGCAAAGGTCTATTTTACCAATATGCGGGCGACATCCAAAATGAACTTGCTTCAAAAGTTAGAGCATTTGGTGAAAAAAGCAGGAATGACGGATATTGACTTTAAGGAAAAATATGCGGCTATTAAGATTCATTTTGGCGAGCCGGGCAACTTGGCCTATTTGCGTCCTAACTATGCCAAGGTCATTGTAGATGTGATTAAGGCGCAGGGCGGCAAGGCGTTCTTGACAGACTGTAATACCCTCTATGTGGGGCGGCGTAAAGATGCGTTGGAGCACATGGACGCGGCCTATGAAAACGGTTTCAATCCCTTTGCAACCGGTTGCCAGATTATTATTGGCGATGGTCTGAAGGGTACGGATGAAGCGTATGTACCGGTAGTCGGCGGCGAGCATGTCAAAGAAGCGAAGATTGGCCGGGCTGTTATGGACGCGGATATTTTTATCAGCTTGACCCATTTTAAAGGGCATGAATTGACCGGTTTTGGGGGCGCCTTAAAAAATATTGGCATGGGCTGTGGCTCCCGAGCCGGTAAAATGGAAATGCACAGCGACGGCAAGCCGCGGGTACGGGAAAAATCTTGTGTAGGTTGCGGCGCTTGCGCTAAAATTTGCGCTCATAGCGCTATTACGATCACTGCGAAAAAAGCTAGTATTGATCATTCCATTTGCGTAGGTTGCGGTCGTTGTATCGGAACCTGTCATTTCAACGCCATTGCGGCGGCTTGGGACGAATCAAACGATGTTTTAAATAAGAAAATTGCCGAATATTCCTGGGCGGTACTGAATGACCGGCCGCATTTCCATATCAGTCTGGTCGTGGATGTGGCGCCGTTCTGCGATTGTCATGCAGAGAATGACGTGCCGATCATTCCAGATTTAGGCATGTTTGCTTCTTTTGACCCCGTAGCGCTGGACATGGCCTGCGCCGATATGGCTAACAAGGCGCCAGCCATTCCCGGCAGCCATTTGGGCGAACAACTGGCCGCTCGCAAAGATAGCACAGAGGCGGATCATTTTTGTACGGCCCATCCGGAAACCAACTGGCTTTCCTGCGTGGACCATGCGGAAAAGCTGGGCTTAGGCACGAAAAAGTATGAACTCATTGAGGTCTAA
- a CDS encoding aromatic acid exporter family protein, whose protein sequence is MKIGARVIKTGIAVAVTMFICKLLDLEPAFFGAVSAVINMQPSIFLSFRAAKDQILVHILGVLAGFCFGYFLGVTPLSAGLIVILLIPLYIKLDLHSGITMGIVAALFVLSSSTEEFLVHALARTGVIFVGLGAAMLINVVLWPPRYNQALKGKLRQANEAAVLYFCRAVQEYVGLEGSEQPHIEPEEKKRIYKLNKEARQLLELMSRERYLGVASKEQPKEWLTQAEKLIDYNESIVKKANRIFDLLPTRVERRHDVGDPPVSEEFRAILEVLESGCTIVIRVNGKLRTVIIDEGTVQVEEISEEYWEALTHAIEQWQPRFEGSYYMHGLLEVAVIANEIKWATRQAKILLQESMEAEI, encoded by the coding sequence TTGAAAATTGGAGCTAGAGTGATTAAGACCGGTATTGCCGTGGCAGTTACCATGTTTATCTGTAAGCTGCTGGATCTAGAACCTGCTTTTTTTGGGGCTGTGTCAGCGGTTATTAATATGCAGCCTTCTATTTTTTTGAGCTTTCGGGCGGCTAAGGATCAAATTTTAGTCCATATTTTAGGGGTTTTGGCGGGCTTTTGCTTCGGCTATTTTTTGGGGGTGACGCCTCTTTCGGCAGGCTTGATTGTTATTTTGCTTATTCCCCTGTATATCAAGCTGGACTTGCACAGCGGCATTACCATGGGGATTGTGGCAGCTCTATTTGTGCTGAGTTCCAGTACAGAGGAGTTTTTGGTGCATGCCCTGGCGAGAACCGGCGTTATTTTTGTCGGTTTGGGCGCAGCGATGCTGATCAATGTGGTTTTGTGGCCGCCGCGTTATAATCAAGCGTTGAAAGGAAAATTGCGGCAGGCCAATGAAGCGGCGGTGCTTTATTTTTGCCGGGCGGTCCAAGAATATGTGGGGCTGGAGGGGAGTGAACAACCCCACATTGAGCCGGAAGAGAAGAAACGGATTTATAAACTGAATAAGGAAGCCAGGCAGCTCTTGGAGTTGATGAGCCGCGAGCGTTATTTAGGGGTGGCCTCCAAGGAGCAGCCGAAGGAGTGGCTGACGCAGGCGGAAAAACTGATTGATTATAACGAATCCATTGTAAAAAAAGCAAACCGTATTTTTGATTTGCTGCCTACGCGGGTGGAACGACGACATGACGTGGGCGATCCTCCCGTGAGCGAAGAATTTAGGGCGATTTTAGAAGTGCTCGAAAGCGGCTGTACTATCGTCATTCGGGTAAACGGCAAGCTGCGTACGGTGATTATTGACGAAGGAACGGTGCAAGTAGAAGAAATTAGCGAGGAATATTGGGAAGCGCTGACCCATGCCATTGAGCAATGGCAGCCGCGCTTTGAAGGAAGCTATTACATGCATGGCCTGCTGGAGGTGGCGGTGATCGCCAATGAAATCAAATGGGCGACGCGGCAAGCGAAAATTTTGCTGCAGGAAAGCATGGAAGCAGAAATATGA
- a CDS encoding TRAP transporter substrate-binding protein, translating into MFAYRFRCIALALIVLSLLLFIGCASLPLTISEDKKVLRLGTETDATSHESRGAQKLADLVRERSGGSLEIQVYPNAKLGSMRDRNENMRMGTVDMGTSSVGFLSTYEPLTAIFDTPYLYQNKAHEMRVFDGPIGREIDKNLQQSGLRVLCYFDAGARQITNNRQPIRTVQDLKGLRLRVPQSQASIEGLNFLGALPTPLPFSETYDILKQQVLDGQENPISLVFHNKLYEVQKYLSLTNHQYFIQVLLISEKTWQSLSHKQQNLLLDAAKEAQAYERELVASEEAALLQQLRNKGLKINEVENIEEFFTKARPLRELYVRRYGQQANDLLQQIDALRQ; encoded by the coding sequence ATGTTCGCGTATCGTTTCCGTTGCATCGCTCTAGCTCTTATCGTTCTGAGCTTATTGCTCTTCATAGGGTGCGCTTCCTTACCGCTAACCATTTCCGAAGATAAAAAAGTCCTCCGTCTGGGAACGGAAACTGACGCCACGTCGCACGAGAGCCGCGGCGCTCAAAAATTAGCCGACTTAGTTCGCGAACGTTCAGGGGGCTCTCTGGAAATCCAGGTATATCCTAATGCCAAATTGGGCAGCATGCGAGACCGCAACGAAAACATGCGCATGGGTACCGTCGATATGGGTACTTCGTCCGTAGGATTTCTAAGCACCTATGAACCGTTAACAGCTATTTTTGATACGCCTTATTTATACCAAAACAAAGCACATGAGATGCGTGTTTTTGACGGCCCCATTGGACGCGAAATAGATAAAAACCTCCAACAAAGCGGCTTGCGCGTACTTTGTTATTTCGACGCCGGCGCACGTCAAATTACGAACAACCGCCAACCGATTCGTACTGTTCAAGATCTAAAAGGACTGCGTCTGCGAGTACCTCAAAGCCAAGCCAGCATAGAAGGATTAAATTTTTTAGGCGCCCTCCCCACCCCGCTCCCCTTTAGCGAGACCTACGATATTTTAAAACAACAAGTTCTGGATGGCCAAGAGAATCCGATTTCTCTAGTTTTCCACAACAAACTCTACGAAGTGCAAAAATATCTTTCCCTTACTAATCATCAATATTTTATTCAAGTGCTCCTCATCAGCGAAAAGACGTGGCAATCGCTATCCCATAAGCAGCAAAACCTCTTGCTGGATGCCGCCAAGGAGGCCCAGGCTTACGAACGTGAGCTGGTCGCTTCGGAGGAAGCAGCGTTGCTTCAGCAACTGCGCAACAAAGGCCTGAAAATCAACGAAGTGGAAAACATAGAAGAATTCTTTACCAAGGCCCGCCCGTTGCGCGAATTATACGTGCGCCGTTACGGGCAGCAGGCCAACGATCTACTGCAACAAATTGACGCACTGCGGCAATAA
- a CDS encoding bifunctional diguanylate cyclase/phosphodiesterase, producing MPQQQNSMHFSLRIIVLGLLAFLLFNTANYYFLSTSAYRRLSEENKIYSETVALSVASFLEMAFRIGSEMSQDAEIKSASPQKQQRYLLDRFSQQGLFENLIIQRVPDGVQTARVRGLAATRPDRWWFQQILQDPQPFISPSFYSFSSNQQSPSTVIGLFFPVFQDDALTAVLAALIRVDGLQERVGQYYRSDERYVYVLDQEGTVVVHPDSQQTNEHYNYKLAQKTLVSRDVEGQVVLENNNYQLTTSNISLPSGLQEAAKAALNGAQGTKEYTAEGGETFFCTYAPIRLPGYSASWAILTVQDKNLALAPLRNTALTHGLLSFLIFAGLSALLLRQSRAIDLGSQQLRQTNSVLQEEVSERMRAEVELTAANEELVAMNEELLAVTDELHRNNDQLHSEIRSREEKEAQLRLRERQHQAMVQLLADNTAALDVQLQSMLDSALQLADAQDGHIAFWEEDTMVVRYANGSHSAYLGGALLENEGLFPQLLATKELQYTEDYQAFSNRINRPPWNQLRTAIMVPLTSHEQLIGCLTLTWQDAIRPLALDERNMLQQYADLVVLALQGAQLQQSLQAELTQRKELHEEISRIAFQDALTGLQNRASLMARLEDELRPQQNGLRSGSIFFVDLDDLKSINDNFGHFAGDTIIIASGQKLSETLSRYNAFIARLGGDEFIALLPGCVDPTELSRLADLLVQNLCHDYLLSATTVRISGSIGIASYPRDGTSVEELIKKADNAMYAAKAAGRNCWRFFEDDMLREAQEKLLLTNSLRRALENDELSLVFQPQLSLADNRLAAFEALLRWQSPIHGNVSPARFIPLAEQSQLIIPIGAWVLQQACRFLQTLSTAGYEHIRIAVNLSSKQLADEQIVSTVQNALRESGIAAQQLELEITESALLTALDESCAKLQQLKNLGVTLALDDFGTGYSSITHLRLFPVEILKIDKSFIDTIITQEDDSLVNSLIHFAQSLKLRVVAEGVETQEQMDYLLHYGCDLIQGYYFSRPVPAEEALLLLKKQAQQHTT from the coding sequence ATGCCTCAGCAACAAAATAGCATGCATTTTTCTCTACGAATTATTGTTCTGGGCTTATTGGCATTTCTCCTTTTCAATACCGCTAATTACTATTTTTTATCAACTTCCGCTTATCGGCGCCTCAGTGAAGAAAATAAGATTTATTCCGAAACGGTGGCGCTTAGTGTAGCTTCCTTTTTAGAAATGGCCTTTCGCATAGGAAGTGAAATGTCACAAGACGCGGAAATCAAAAGCGCCTCTCCTCAAAAGCAGCAACGTTATCTCTTGGATCGTTTTTCCCAACAAGGTTTGTTTGAAAATCTTATTATCCAGCGCGTCCCCGATGGCGTCCAAACGGCTCGTGTACGAGGCCTCGCCGCCACTCGTCCAGATCGGTGGTGGTTTCAGCAAATACTGCAAGACCCCCAACCGTTTATCAGTCCTTCCTTCTATTCATTCAGCAGCAATCAACAAAGCCCATCTACAGTCATCGGCCTCTTTTTTCCTGTTTTTCAAGACGATGCCCTAACTGCTGTATTGGCTGCTTTAATACGTGTTGACGGGCTGCAAGAACGAGTTGGTCAGTATTATCGCAGTGACGAACGTTATGTATATGTACTAGACCAGGAAGGAACCGTCGTGGTTCACCCAGACTCGCAGCAAACAAACGAACACTATAATTATAAACTTGCACAAAAAACCTTAGTCTCTCGCGATGTTGAAGGCCAGGTTGTATTAGAGAACAATAATTACCAACTGACCACCAGCAACATTTCTCTTCCATCCGGCTTGCAGGAAGCTGCTAAAGCTGCACTCAACGGCGCCCAAGGAACGAAAGAATATACCGCCGAAGGCGGAGAAACTTTTTTCTGCACCTATGCCCCCATCCGCCTACCCGGTTATTCCGCTTCCTGGGCCATTTTAACGGTACAGGACAAAAATTTAGCCCTAGCTCCGCTCCGCAATACCGCTCTAACTCACGGCTTACTCTCTTTCCTCATTTTTGCCGGTCTTTCCGCCTTATTACTGCGCCAAAGCCGCGCCATTGATTTAGGCAGCCAGCAGCTTCGCCAAACCAACAGCGTTCTGCAAGAAGAAGTTTCGGAACGAATGCGCGCAGAAGTTGAGCTTACGGCAGCCAATGAAGAGCTAGTCGCTATGAATGAAGAATTGTTGGCTGTCACCGATGAGCTGCACCGAAATAATGATCAGTTGCATAGCGAAATTAGGAGCCGCGAAGAAAAAGAAGCTCAATTACGTCTGCGCGAACGCCAGCATCAAGCAATGGTGCAGTTGTTAGCGGACAATACCGCTGCGTTGGATGTTCAACTGCAAAGCATGCTGGATAGTGCATTACAGTTAGCCGACGCCCAAGATGGGCACATCGCGTTTTGGGAAGAAGATACTATGGTTGTACGCTATGCCAACGGCAGCCATAGCGCTTATTTAGGGGGAGCGCTGCTTGAAAACGAAGGACTCTTCCCTCAGCTCCTCGCCACTAAAGAACTGCAATACACGGAAGATTACCAAGCTTTCTCCAACCGCATAAACCGCCCTCCCTGGAACCAACTCCGCACAGCCATCATGGTGCCGCTAACCTCCCACGAGCAACTCATCGGCTGCTTAACATTAACCTGGCAAGATGCGATTCGACCTTTGGCTTTAGATGAACGAAACATGCTGCAGCAATACGCGGATCTGGTCGTACTGGCTTTGCAAGGAGCGCAACTGCAACAAAGCCTGCAGGCAGAGTTGACGCAACGCAAAGAGCTTCATGAAGAAATTAGCCGCATTGCTTTTCAGGACGCTCTTACAGGCCTGCAAAATCGCGCCAGTTTGATGGCTCGCCTCGAAGATGAGCTTCGTCCGCAACAGAATGGGCTGCGAAGCGGTTCCATTTTCTTCGTCGATTTGGACGATTTAAAAAGCATCAATGACAATTTCGGTCATTTCGCCGGCGATACTATTATTATTGCGTCCGGACAAAAATTATCAGAAACCCTCTCACGCTATAATGCATTCATCGCCCGCCTCGGTGGCGACGAATTCATCGCCCTTTTGCCTGGCTGTGTCGATCCGACGGAATTAAGCCGCCTTGCTGATTTACTGGTGCAAAATTTATGTCATGATTATCTTTTGTCCGCCACTACCGTTCGCATTTCCGGCAGCATAGGCATTGCCTCCTATCCTCGCGACGGCACTTCGGTTGAAGAGCTCATTAAAAAAGCGGACAACGCCATGTACGCCGCCAAGGCGGCCGGTCGCAACTGCTGGCGTTTTTTTGAAGACGACATGTTGCGTGAAGCTCAAGAAAAACTACTTTTGACCAACAGCCTCCGACGCGCCCTGGAAAATGATGAATTATCGCTCGTTTTTCAGCCGCAGCTCTCCTTAGCAGACAATCGTCTAGCAGCTTTTGAAGCACTCTTACGTTGGCAAAGCCCTATCCACGGAAATGTTTCACCAGCTCGCTTTATTCCGCTTGCGGAGCAAAGCCAGCTTATCATTCCAATTGGCGCCTGGGTACTGCAACAAGCCTGCCGCTTTCTGCAAACGCTTTCTACTGCAGGCTACGAGCATATTCGCATCGCAGTCAATCTTTCCTCAAAACAATTAGCCGATGAGCAGATTGTCTCTACCGTCCAGAATGCCTTAAGAGAATCCGGTATTGCAGCACAGCAATTGGAGCTTGAGATTACCGAGAGCGCTTTATTAACAGCGCTTGACGAAAGCTGCGCCAAACTGCAGCAGTTGAAAAATTTAGGCGTCACCTTGGCCTTAGATGATTTCGGCACCGGCTACTCGTCAATCACGCATTTACGTCTTTTCCCCGTAGAGATTCTAAAAATAGACAAATCCTTTATTGACACCATCATTACCCAAGAAGACGACAGCCTCGTTAACTCGCTGATTCATTTTGCTCAAAGCCTAAAACTGCGAGTCGTCGCTGAAGGGGTAGAAACCCAGGAGCAGATGGACTATCTTCTCCATTATGGTTGCGATCTCATCCAAGGCTACTACTTCAGTCGTCCCGTCCCTGCCGAAGAAGCTCTGCTTTTGCTGAAAAAGCAAGCGCAACAACACACAACCTGA
- a CDS encoding ABC transporter ATP-binding protein, with protein sequence MSIVQGFLHYYKPYKRLFYTDMICAVLVSMIDLVFPQALNYLTKNFLVTQTGEFVAIVGYLGAGMLGLYLLRYGCQYYITTWGHVMGARMESDMRQDLFEQFQRLSFSYYDRNNTGEMMSKVVSDLFDISELAHHGPENIFISCLKLAGSFVLLLFIHVPLTLLLFAVALSMTWFSYYQNKKMKVIFMENRQRIAAVNSQVQDSLAGIRVIKSFANEELEREKFRRSNEEFLDSKERVYKLMGRFHAGNGLLEGVLYVLVLVSGSYFVSQGQLAATDLAVYALYIAIFLNPLDVLILFSEQFQKGYAGFRRFAEVMQMRPDIVDREPAMEVETVQGCLEYENVSFAYEDNPAVLHQVNFTVEAGRTVALVGPSGGGKTTICSLLPRFYDVTEGAIRIDGHDVRDWKLASLRSAIGLVQQDVYLFAGTIRDNILYGRPDATDSEVIAAAKQANIHEFITSLENGYDTYVGERGVRLSGGQKQRISIARVFLKNPAILILDEATSALDNESERHIQKSLEQLAKNRTTLIIAHRLSTIRHADEIVVINEGRIQERGTHGELLAKDGLYARYYGMQFAGMDVENDMNAATSS encoded by the coding sequence ATGTCAATTGTTCAAGGATTTTTGCATTACTATAAACCGTATAAACGTTTGTTTTACACCGATATGATTTGCGCCGTTCTGGTTTCGATGATTGATTTGGTATTTCCTCAGGCGCTCAATTATTTGACTAAAAATTTTTTGGTGACTCAGACTGGAGAGTTTGTAGCTATCGTTGGCTATCTTGGCGCGGGTATGCTGGGATTGTATTTGCTACGTTATGGTTGTCAGTATTATATTACGACCTGGGGCCATGTGATGGGGGCTCGTATGGAAAGCGATATGCGTCAGGACTTATTCGAGCAATTCCAGCGCCTCTCTTTTTCCTACTATGACCGTAACAACACCGGTGAGATGATGTCCAAGGTGGTTTCCGATCTTTTTGATATTTCTGAGCTGGCCCATCATGGTCCGGAAAATATTTTTATTTCCTGCTTGAAACTGGCTGGCTCCTTTGTGTTGCTGTTGTTTATCCATGTGCCGCTGACGCTGCTATTGTTTGCGGTGGCCTTAAGTATGACCTGGTTTAGCTACTATCAAAACAAAAAAATGAAGGTCATTTTTATGGAGAATCGTCAGCGTATCGCGGCGGTTAACTCGCAAGTACAGGACAGCCTTGCGGGTATCCGGGTGATTAAATCATTTGCCAACGAAGAGCTGGAAAGAGAGAAATTTCGCCGCAGCAATGAAGAGTTTTTGGATTCCAAGGAACGCGTTTACAAGCTGATGGGCCGCTTTCACGCAGGCAATGGCTTGTTGGAAGGCGTACTATATGTGTTGGTTTTGGTGAGCGGCAGCTATTTTGTGTCTCAAGGCCAACTGGCGGCCACTGATTTGGCTGTATATGCCTTGTACATTGCGATTTTTCTTAACCCGTTGGATGTGTTGATTCTCTTTTCGGAACAGTTTCAGAAAGGGTACGCCGGTTTTCGGCGCTTTGCCGAGGTGATGCAGATGCGTCCAGACATCGTGGATCGGGAGCCGGCGATGGAAGTAGAGACGGTGCAGGGATGTTTGGAATATGAAAATGTCTCCTTTGCGTATGAAGACAATCCGGCAGTATTGCATCAGGTGAACTTTACGGTGGAAGCGGGACGGACGGTGGCGCTGGTGGGCCCTTCCGGCGGCGGGAAAACGACGATTTGTTCGCTCTTGCCCCGCTTTTATGATGTAACTGAGGGGGCTATCCGTATTGACGGACATGACGTACGGGATTGGAAATTAGCTTCCTTGCGCAGCGCCATTGGCTTGGTGCAGCAAGATGTATATTTGTTTGCGGGCACGATCCGAGACAATATTTTGTATGGACGCCCGGATGCCACGGACAGCGAAGTCATAGCCGCCGCTAAGCAGGCCAACATTCATGAATTTATTACTTCTTTGGAAAACGGTTATGATACGTATGTAGGAGAGCGAGGCGTGCGTCTTTCAGGCGGCCAGAAGCAGCGCATTTCTATTGCCAGGGTGTTTTTGAAAAATCCGGCCATTTTGATTTTGGATGAGGCAACTTCGGCGCTGGACAATGAGAGCGAGCGTCATATTCAAAAATCGCTGGAGCAGCTGGCGAAGAATCGTACCACCTTGATTATCGCGCATCGCTTGAGTACCATTCGCCATGCGGATGAAATTGTTGTCATTAACGAGGGCCGTATCCAAGAACGGGGCACTCATGGTGAGCTGCTGGCGAAAGACGGTTTGTACGCTCGTTACTACGGTATGCAATTTGCAGGGATGGACGTCGAAAATGACATGAATGCAGCAACTTCTTCTTGA
- a CDS encoding PTS sugar transporter subunit IIB, with protein sequence MSGIVLFRIDERLVHGQVVTAWLGHTQAEEILVVDDATAQDSLLRSIVKMAVPPQVEVQIAALEEAEELLAELELEARVMVIVKHPESARKILEQYQGMALEINMGNAGMAAGRSKLSSSVYLTEAEVEELHRIESLGHAVYLQTVPGTERKLLAEALL encoded by the coding sequence ATGAGTGGAATTGTTTTATTTCGGATTGACGAGCGTTTAGTGCACGGGCAGGTGGTGACAGCGTGGCTGGGGCATACACAGGCGGAGGAAATTTTGGTAGTGGATGATGCAACAGCCCAAGATAGTTTGTTACGCTCGATTGTAAAAATGGCAGTGCCGCCGCAGGTCGAGGTTCAAATTGCTGCACTGGAGGAGGCGGAGGAATTGCTGGCGGAGCTGGAGCTGGAAGCAAGGGTGATGGTGATAGTGAAGCATCCGGAAAGCGCGCGAAAAATACTGGAACAGTATCAAGGAATGGCTTTAGAAATCAATATGGGTAACGCCGGTATGGCTGCGGGACGGAGCAAATTATCGTCCAGCGTCTATTTGACGGAAGCCGAGGTAGAAGAGCTGCACCGCATTGAATCTTTGGGGCATGCAGTATATCTGCAGACAGTTCCGGGGACGGAGCGGAAACTATTGGCCGAGGCGTTGCTATGA
- a CDS encoding GNAT family N-acetyltransferase, translating to MSGNKEDVSVKTADKSDAENILILQKEAYASEAALYGKWDIEPLRQTLEELIAEWEEQVILKACAGGVLVGSVRGRVQGETCYVGKLMVKPELQNQGVGKKLLLELEKQFPAARRFELFTGEKSLKNLHVYEKLGYCPERTQIVDDNLTLVFLAKYRKTERKE from the coding sequence ATGAGTGGAAATAAGGAAGACGTTTCTGTAAAAACAGCGGATAAGTCAGATGCTGAAAATATTTTGATTTTGCAAAAAGAAGCGTATGCAAGCGAGGCGGCGTTGTATGGAAAATGGGATATTGAGCCCTTGCGCCAAACCTTGGAAGAATTGATAGCGGAATGGGAGGAGCAAGTAATATTGAAGGCTTGCGCAGGAGGCGTGTTGGTAGGGAGTGTTCGCGGTCGGGTGCAGGGAGAGACTTGCTATGTGGGAAAATTGATGGTGAAACCAGAGCTGCAGAACCAGGGTGTTGGCAAGAAGTTGTTGCTGGAGTTGGAAAAACAGTTTCCTGCGGCAAGGCGGTTTGAATTGTTTACAGGAGAAAAAAGTCTAAAAAATTTGCATGTCTACGAAAAGTTGGGATATTGTCCAGAGCGCACGCAAATAGTTGACGATAACTTAACCCTTGTTTTTTTGGCGAAATACCGGAAAACAGAACGGAAAGAATGA
- a CDS encoding PTS sugar transporter subunit IIC: MFVEAVLIGLLTWLAGGLLSLSLSWTLYMGAPLMGGLLVGLILGDVSYGVQTGAMIQMAYIGYIATGATLPADLALAGYLAVALTMISGQPPSAGITFAVALGLLGLFIRQAKLTINSLWVHKADGYAEKGDTRGIILMNIGASQLVPFALYFIPTFLAIYVGGDYLKQLLDALPKEVVDGLRVTGGLLSALGLGLLLKYLSRGYLLPFLFLGFAMAAYGKLDILAASIIGTALAFLHVTYRYGIGGEKSGKRR; this comes from the coding sequence TTGTTTGTAGAAGCGGTATTGATTGGGCTATTGACTTGGTTGGCCGGAGGACTTCTTTCATTATCTCTGAGCTGGACTCTCTACATGGGAGCGCCGCTGATGGGCGGCTTGCTGGTAGGGCTTATTCTAGGAGATGTATCGTATGGGGTACAGACTGGGGCTATGATTCAAATGGCCTATATTGGCTATATTGCTACCGGGGCGACATTGCCGGCGGATTTGGCGCTTGCAGGGTATTTGGCAGTGGCTTTGACCATGATTTCCGGGCAGCCGCCGAGTGCAGGCATTACCTTTGCGGTGGCCCTGGGATTGTTGGGCTTGTTTATTCGCCAGGCGAAGCTGACGATAAACTCTCTTTGGGTACATAAAGCGGATGGTTATGCGGAAAAGGGAGATACTAGGGGGATTATCCTTATGAATATTGGCGCATCCCAACTGGTTCCCTTTGCACTGTACTTTATCCCTACTTTTTTAGCGATCTATGTGGGCGGGGATTATTTGAAACAGCTGCTGGACGCCTTGCCGAAGGAAGTGGTCGACGGGCTGCGTGTGACAGGAGGGTTGTTGTCAGCGTTGGGTTTAGGGTTGCTGTTGAAATATCTTTCTCGGGGATATTTGCTACCCTTTTTGTTTTTGGGTTTTGCCATGGCAGCCTATGGCAAACTGGATATTTTGGCAGCGAGCATTATCGGTACAGCATTGGCCTTTTTGCATGTGACCTATCGGTATGGGATTGGAGGAGAGAAAAGTGGAAAACGACGTTAA